One Peterkaempfera bronchialis DNA window includes the following coding sequences:
- a CDS encoding SDR family NAD(P)-dependent oxidoreductase: MPADLPSAQSPAAALADQSSALSPVDLPSAVSSASLAADQPSAAPPAAAALASVAAGATAPAAASGQVALVILPADLPSAQSPAAALADQSSALSPVDLPSAVSSASLAADQASAAPPAAAELASVAAGVTAQVDASGQVALASSPADHSPASAPADQSSAVSSASWAADQPSAAPPAAAELPYVAAGATGRVAASGRVAFVYCGNGSQWAGMGGDLLARDAVFRAAVEQVDTVLTPRLGWSVAQTLASPPDAWRLAATEVAQPLLFAVQVGLTALLRARGIEPAMVVGHSVGEVAAAHTSGALTLRQAAAVIAERSRTQGATAGSGRMAAVGLPPDQAEEVLARYHGTLELAGLNSPQDVTVAGDAAALAELGRELGGRGVYFQDLGLDYAFHSRHMDGQRSTLTAALADLDPAPVAVPLYSTVTGQRTRGTDLDADYWWQNVRRPVRFHAAVQRAVEDGAGILLEVGPHPVLRSYLRRIAATRPGHTAAVLPTLRREADGPHAVATAVAAALAAGADTDWKRYFPQPGRVTDLPGYPWQRERHWSGTPQSWVNSSGSGLLQHPLLGERLPAPVPVWEGAIEPVLVPWLADHRLSGSVVMPATGFVEMALAAGRAVLGGPVEVEHLDISNALVVPWADATAVRTQVSLNPDDGTLAVTSTDEQAEEPRPHVRARVRSLLRPRPEPLDLDALRAACPDQVAVADYYASCAAAGLGYGPAFRILHRIRAGRSAVLADYRHDAPGAPYTAHPALLDGALQAGVALLLERLLDGHAHLPAAIAAVRVWDTPAPTGVMWVRERSRTDSEVCWDITIAAHDGTVTAQLDGCRLRRVPAAHRTPVSTHRTVLRAAPHPDLPCAPSPLPSPERIAQAAQARIADLQAAWRGMRYDRFAALYKQFTAESTAAALARLLPDPTAPFTPDDLVAAGMQARHRRLIDLLAPLMERHGHLVRLPDGRWRLSEPVPAAVPPILDATAEAPAYVTELALAAHQAHHLDAVLRGAEEPLGLLSTEPAATLLEQYHDTAPPCRFHNRLAQALLEEMVRHWPADRALRILEIGAGTGGTAAALLPLLPADRTRYCFTDVSPVFFTRAQNRFGDYDFIEYRTLDLDADPAGQGYPAHSFDLVVAANSLHTAKDLEGALRRVATLLAPGGHLLGVESHDAEMLAPVFGTLGSFHGNTDTDLRPDSVLLPRDRWPALLDRCGYTGAVQTGDDTEPARSHFSAFLAATPHGPAAARPELPAPPEDTAFLIATDAPGADPLPQAVVDTLTGLGATRCRLIEAGRDPADWRAALADHGTPADQVSLVLVLGSGPPDTPGGAVTQATRHAEVLRALAVACRELPPGVRTALWLVTRPSGALPTPVEISHPGDSAAWGVARCLVNEQPELDSRRICLQRTADPAEDAERLVRELLAPGEEDEIVLTARDRFVPREQPHPTALPTRRPGPCALRVRHPGLTYRLDWEETPDLCPGPGQVVLDVRAAALNYRDIMQAVGLLPAEVLRGAREEGLGLECAGVVTACGPGVTTLKPGDRVVGMMHDSLASRAVSRAADLRRIPDHLGFIEAATAPVAFCTVHYSLLRLARLQPGETVLVHGAAGGVGLAALQYARAHRARVIATAGSDLKRDFLRSLGVEHVLDSRSLDFAVQVGEITGGEGVDIVLNSLAGEAIARGLELLRPGGRFIELGKRDMYEGKPLPLRPFGRNLAFHGVDLSTALLDLRLVGPLLQEVDQFTRLPEHHPLPHSVFPAARVEEAFRLMQHSRHLGKVVVTFDPLDEPVSVEPLPRAPRLDPQATYLVTGGTSGFGAATAVWLADLGARHLVLVSRRGSRAPEAASVVSALTERGVQATVRAADVADPAAMRAVLAEVDAGGHPLRGVVHCAMHMDDAPLAEFTPERIAAVLAPKLGGAAVLDDLTRGRELDLFLLYSSTTAMIGNFTQAPYTAANLYLEGLARQRRQRGETALAIAWGAIGETGYVVRNDLLDGLLGLGIEPLAPRHAFARAERLLAGGLPVDGLPVGGLRADRPGAVDVAGISRCTWSRTAALLPLLATARLRGLVPARPQSGELTREELLRALGRMTGEEALDYLTGQLTALLADVLYLDPEQLDPYRRLDTYGMDSLMAAQVLVALNQRYDLDIPPMEFLRSNGTVAEFARIVHLRLGFLTDTPALPHQPTRPGSANSAPPQGS; the protein is encoded by the coding sequence TTGCCTGCTGACCTGCCGTCCGCCCAGTCGCCCGCCGCCGCCCTCGCCGACCAGTCGTCCGCCCTGTCGCCCGTTGACTTGCCGTCTGCCGTGTCGTCCGCCTCATTGGCCGCCGATCAGCCGTCCGCCGCACCACCCGCCGCCGCAGCGCTGGCGTCCGTGGCCGCCGGGGCCACCGCGCCGGCGGCCGCAAGCGGCCAGGTGGCGTTGGTCATCTTGCCTGCTGACCTGCCGTCCGCCCAGTCGCCCGCCGCCGCCCTCGCCGACCAGTCGTCCGCCCTGTCGCCCGTTGACCTGCCGTCTGCCGTGTCGTCCGCCTCATTGGCCGCCGACCAGGCGTCCGCTGCACCACCCGCCGCCGCAGAGCTGGCGTCCGTGGCCGCAGGTGTCACCGCGCAGGTGGACGCAAGCGGCCAGGTGGCGTTGGCCTCCTCGCCCGCCGACCATTCGCCCGCCTCCGCCCCCGCCGACCAGTCGTCCGCCGTGTCGTCCGCCTCATGGGCCGCCGACCAGCCGTCCGCCGCACCACCCGCCGCCGCAGAGCTGCCGTACGTGGCCGCAGGTGCCACCGGGCGGGTGGCCGCGAGCGGGCGGGTGGCGTTCGTGTACTGCGGCAATGGGTCGCAGTGGGCGGGCATGGGAGGTGACCTGCTGGCCCGGGATGCCGTCTTCCGTGCGGCCGTGGAGCAGGTGGACACGGTGCTGACGCCCCGTCTGGGCTGGTCGGTCGCGCAGACCCTGGCCTCCCCGCCCGACGCATGGCGGCTGGCGGCCACCGAGGTCGCACAACCCCTGCTCTTCGCGGTGCAGGTCGGCCTCACCGCCCTGCTGCGCGCCCGGGGCATCGAACCGGCGATGGTGGTCGGCCACAGCGTGGGCGAGGTGGCGGCGGCCCACACCAGCGGAGCGCTCACCCTGCGCCAGGCGGCGGCAGTGATCGCCGAACGCAGCCGGACACAGGGCGCCACCGCCGGCAGCGGCCGGATGGCCGCAGTCGGCCTCCCGCCCGACCAGGCCGAGGAGGTGCTGGCCCGCTACCACGGCACCCTGGAGCTGGCCGGACTCAACAGCCCCCAGGACGTGACCGTCGCGGGCGACGCCGCCGCCCTGGCCGAGCTCGGCCGCGAACTGGGCGGACGCGGCGTGTACTTCCAGGACCTCGGCCTCGACTACGCCTTCCACAGCCGCCACATGGACGGCCAGCGGAGCACACTCACCGCAGCCCTGGCCGACCTGGACCCCGCCCCCGTCGCCGTCCCCCTCTACTCCACCGTCACCGGCCAGCGCACCCGGGGAACCGACCTGGACGCCGACTACTGGTGGCAGAACGTCCGCCGACCCGTGCGGTTCCACGCGGCGGTCCAGCGGGCCGTCGAGGACGGGGCGGGCATCCTGCTCGAAGTCGGCCCCCACCCGGTGCTCCGCAGCTATCTGCGCCGCATCGCCGCCACCCGCCCCGGCCACACGGCGGCCGTGCTGCCCACCCTGCGCCGCGAAGCGGACGGCCCGCACGCCGTCGCCACCGCAGTCGCCGCCGCCCTGGCGGCCGGTGCCGACACCGACTGGAAGCGCTACTTCCCGCAGCCGGGACGCGTCACCGACCTGCCCGGCTACCCCTGGCAGCGCGAGCGCCACTGGAGCGGCACCCCGCAGTCCTGGGTGAACTCCAGCGGCAGCGGACTGCTCCAGCACCCCCTGCTCGGCGAGCGGCTGCCCGCCCCCGTACCCGTCTGGGAGGGCGCCATCGAGCCCGTACTCGTCCCCTGGCTGGCCGACCACCGGCTGAGCGGTTCCGTGGTCATGCCCGCCACCGGCTTCGTGGAGATGGCCCTGGCCGCCGGCCGCGCCGTGCTCGGCGGCCCGGTGGAGGTCGAGCACCTGGACATCAGCAACGCCCTGGTGGTGCCCTGGGCGGACGCCACCGCCGTACGCACCCAGGTCTCGCTCAACCCCGACGACGGGACGCTGGCCGTCACCAGCACCGACGAGCAGGCCGAGGAGCCGCGCCCGCACGTCCGCGCCCGCGTCAGGTCACTGCTGCGCCCCCGGCCCGAACCCCTGGACCTGGACGCGCTGCGCGCCGCCTGCCCGGACCAGGTCGCGGTCGCCGACTACTACGCCTCCTGCGCGGCGGCCGGGCTCGGCTACGGCCCCGCCTTCCGCATCCTGCACCGGATCCGGGCGGGCCGCTCCGCCGTGCTGGCCGACTACCGCCACGACGCCCCCGGCGCCCCCTACACCGCACACCCCGCCCTGCTCGACGGCGCGCTCCAGGCCGGGGTCGCGCTGCTGCTGGAGCGGCTGCTCGACGGCCACGCCCACCTGCCCGCCGCCATCGCCGCCGTCCGCGTCTGGGACACCCCCGCCCCCACCGGAGTGATGTGGGTACGCGAACGCTCCCGCACCGACAGCGAGGTCTGCTGGGACATCACCATCGCCGCCCACGACGGTACGGTCACCGCCCAGCTCGACGGCTGCCGGCTGCGCCGCGTCCCCGCCGCCCACCGCACCCCCGTCTCCACCCACCGCACCGTGCTGCGCGCCGCCCCGCACCCGGACCTCCCCTGCGCCCCCTCGCCGCTGCCGTCCCCCGAGCGGATCGCGCAGGCGGCCCAGGCCCGCATCGCCGACCTCCAGGCCGCCTGGCGGGGGATGCGCTACGACCGGTTCGCCGCGCTGTACAAGCAGTTCACGGCGGAGAGCACGGCGGCGGCACTCGCCCGCCTGCTGCCCGACCCCACCGCCCCGTTCACCCCCGACGACCTGGTCGCGGCGGGCATGCAGGCCCGGCACCGCCGCCTGATCGACCTGCTGGCCCCGCTGATGGAGCGCCACGGCCACCTCGTCCGGCTGCCCGACGGCCGGTGGCGGCTCAGCGAGCCCGTCCCCGCCGCCGTCCCGCCGATCCTGGACGCGACCGCCGAGGCGCCCGCCTATGTCACCGAACTCGCCCTCGCCGCCCACCAGGCGCACCATCTGGACGCCGTGCTGCGCGGCGCCGAGGAGCCGCTGGGCCTGCTGAGCACCGAGCCCGCCGCGACGCTGCTGGAGCAGTACCACGACACCGCGCCACCCTGCCGCTTCCACAACCGCCTGGCCCAGGCGCTGCTGGAGGAGATGGTCCGGCACTGGCCCGCCGACCGCGCCCTGCGCATCCTGGAGATCGGCGCGGGCACCGGCGGCACCGCCGCCGCGCTGCTCCCGCTGCTGCCCGCCGACCGCACCCGCTACTGCTTCACCGATGTCTCACCGGTCTTCTTCACCCGCGCCCAGAACCGCTTCGGCGACTATGACTTCATCGAGTACCGCACCCTTGACCTGGACGCCGACCCGGCCGGGCAGGGCTACCCCGCGCACAGCTTCGACCTGGTGGTCGCCGCCAACTCCCTGCACACGGCCAAGGACCTCGAAGGAGCCCTGCGCCGGGTGGCCACCCTGCTGGCACCGGGCGGCCACCTGCTGGGCGTGGAGTCCCATGACGCGGAGATGCTCGCCCCGGTCTTCGGCACCCTGGGCAGCTTCCACGGCAACACCGACACCGACCTGCGCCCCGACTCCGTGCTGCTGCCCCGCGACCGGTGGCCCGCCCTGCTGGACCGCTGCGGCTACACCGGAGCCGTCCAGACCGGCGACGACACCGAGCCGGCCCGCAGCCACTTCTCCGCCTTCCTCGCCGCCACCCCGCACGGCCCCGCCGCAGCACGCCCCGAACTGCCCGCTCCCCCCGAGGACACCGCCTTCCTCATCGCGACCGACGCCCCTGGGGCCGACCCGCTGCCGCAGGCCGTCGTGGACACCCTCACCGGCCTCGGGGCCACCCGCTGCCGGCTGATCGAGGCCGGCCGCGACCCCGCCGACTGGCGGGCCGCCCTCGCCGACCACGGCACCCCCGCCGACCAGGTCTCCCTCGTCCTGGTCCTCGGCTCCGGCCCACCCGACACGCCCGGCGGGGCCGTCACCCAGGCCACCCGGCACGCCGAGGTGCTGCGCGCCCTCGCCGTGGCCTGCCGCGAGCTGCCCCCGGGCGTCCGCACCGCCCTGTGGCTGGTCACCAGGCCCAGCGGCGCCCTGCCCACCCCGGTGGAGATCAGCCACCCCGGCGACTCCGCCGCCTGGGGCGTGGCCCGCTGCCTGGTCAATGAGCAGCCCGAGCTGGACAGCCGCCGCATCTGCCTGCAACGGACAGCCGACCCGGCCGAGGACGCCGAACGGCTGGTCCGCGAACTGCTCGCCCCCGGCGAGGAGGACGAGATCGTCCTCACCGCCCGCGACCGCTTCGTCCCCCGCGAGCAACCGCACCCCACCGCCCTGCCCACCCGCCGACCCGGCCCCTGCGCGCTGCGCGTCCGCCACCCCGGCCTCACCTACCGGTTGGACTGGGAGGAGACCCCCGACCTCTGCCCGGGACCGGGTCAGGTGGTCCTTGACGTCCGGGCTGCCGCGCTCAACTACCGCGACATCATGCAGGCCGTCGGACTGCTGCCCGCCGAGGTGCTCCGGGGCGCCCGCGAGGAGGGCCTGGGCCTGGAGTGCGCCGGTGTCGTCACCGCCTGCGGCCCCGGAGTGACCACCCTCAAGCCCGGCGACCGGGTCGTCGGCATGATGCACGACTCCCTTGCCTCACGCGCCGTCAGCAGGGCCGCCGACCTGAGGCGCATCCCCGACCACCTGGGCTTCATCGAGGCCGCCACCGCCCCGGTCGCCTTCTGCACCGTCCACTACAGCCTGCTGCGGCTGGCCCGCCTCCAGCCCGGCGAGACGGTGCTGGTGCACGGCGCGGCCGGCGGTGTGGGCCTGGCCGCCCTCCAGTACGCACGCGCCCACCGCGCCCGGGTGATCGCCACGGCGGGAAGCGACCTCAAGCGCGACTTCCTGCGCAGCCTCGGCGTCGAACACGTCCTGGACTCGCGGTCGCTGGACTTCGCCGTCCAGGTCGGGGAGATCACCGGCGGCGAGGGCGTCGACATCGTGCTCAACTCCCTCGCCGGAGAGGCCATCGCACGCGGGCTGGAACTGCTCCGCCCCGGCGGCCGGTTCATCGAACTCGGCAAGCGCGACATGTACGAGGGCAAGCCGCTGCCGCTCCGGCCCTTCGGCCGCAACCTCGCCTTCCACGGCGTGGACCTGTCCACCGCCCTGCTCGACCTGCGCCTGGTCGGCCCGCTGCTCCAGGAGGTCGACCAGTTCACCCGGCTGCCCGAGCACCATCCGCTGCCGCACAGCGTCTTCCCCGCCGCCCGGGTCGAGGAGGCGTTCCGCCTGATGCAGCACTCACGCCACCTCGGCAAGGTCGTCGTCACCTTCGACCCGCTCGACGAACCCGTCTCCGTCGAGCCGCTGCCCCGTGCCCCCCGACTGGACCCGCAGGCCACCTACCTCGTCACCGGTGGCACCAGCGGATTCGGCGCCGCCACGGCGGTCTGGCTCGCCGACCTCGGCGCCCGGCACCTGGTGCTGGTCAGCCGGCGCGGCAGCCGGGCACCGGAAGCCGCCTCGGTCGTCTCGGCGCTCACCGAGCGCGGCGTGCAGGCCACCGTACGGGCCGCCGATGTCGCGGACCCGGCCGCCATGCGGGCCGTCCTGGCGGAGGTCGACGCGGGCGGCCACCCGCTGCGCGGCGTGGTGCACTGCGCGATGCACATGGACGACGCCCCGCTCGCCGAATTCACCCCCGAGCGCATCGCCGCCGTCCTGGCCCCCAAGCTGGGCGGGGCGGCCGTCCTGGACGACCTCACCCGGGGCCGGGAACTCGACCTCTTCCTGCTGTACTCCTCCACCACCGCCATGATCGGCAACTTCACGCAGGCCCCCTACACCGCCGCCAACCTCTATCTGGAGGGCCTGGCCCGGCAGCGCCGGCAGCGCGGCGAGACCGCCCTCGCCATCGCCTGGGGCGCCATCGGCGAGACCGGCTATGTCGTCCGCAACGACCTGCTGGACGGCCTGCTCGGCCTCGGCATCGAGCCGCTCGCCCCCCGCCATGCCTTCGCCCGCGCCGAACGGCTGCTGGCCGGCGGGCTGCCGGTCGACGGGCTGCCGGTCGGCGGGCTGCGGGCCGACCGGCCCGGCGCGGTGGACGTCGCGGGCATCTCCCGCTGCACCTGGTCCCGCACGGCGGCACTGCTGCCGCTGCTGGCCACCGCCCGGCTGCGCGGCCTCGTCCCCGCCCGCCCGCAGAGCGGCGAGCTCACCCGCGAGGAACTGCTGCGCGCCCTCGGCCGGATGACCGGCGAGGAGGCGCTGGACTACCTCACCGGCCAGCTCACGGCGCTGCTGGCCGACGTCCTGTACCTGGACCCTGAGCAGCTGGACCCGTACCGCCGTCTCGACACCTACGGCATGGACTCCCTGATGGCCGCTCAGGTCCTGGTGGCCCTCAACCAGCGCTATGACCTCGACATCCCCCCGATGGAGTTCCTGCGCAGCAACGGCACCGTCGCCGAGTTCGCCCGGATCGTCCATCTCCGTCTCGGCTTCCTCACCGACACCCCGGCTCTGCCCCACCAGCCCACCCGCCCAGGATCGGCCAACAGCGCACCACCGCAAGGGAGTTGA
- a CDS encoding beta-ketoacyl synthase N-terminal-like domain-containing protein, translating to MHRTQADAIDRSIAIVGVACRLPGGISSLDGLWSALEQGRDLVGEVPPDRFDADRFVDPSGPRKGKSYTGAGGFLDDVASFDAAYFGISPKEAAHMDPQHRLLLELTADALDDAAIDPALLAGSDTAVYIGISDASYGGLQMASLRTVSPYTMAGAASSIAANRISHAFDLRGPSMAIDTACSSSLVALDRACRTLAEGTSRAVVCGGANVLLSPFHYVGFSQASMLSVSGRCASFSARADGFVRAEGGGVVLLKRLADACADGDRVHGVILGSGANSDGRTMGLSLPNPQAQEDLLRQVYARAGVHPDELVYFEAHGTGTPVGDPLEAQAIGRALGIRRITGELPIGSVKTNLGHLEPASGMAGLFKALLVLRHGIAPASLHADPPHPDIDFAGLGLSLTTRNRALPTGGRPVVGVNSFGFGGANAHAVLTCAPPAPQPVVPGPVPPEGLPVLVSARSAKALAQAAARLADHLTTTAPEDFYDLAHTSCLRRGRHEHRAVVLARTPLEASRQLAALTPTTPATPPAADQPPPPWPPPHPPTSPRSTRRRGHRAGGRKRPGGVGHLAC from the coding sequence ATGCACCGAACTCAGGCCGACGCGATCGACCGGTCGATCGCGATCGTGGGGGTGGCCTGCCGCCTGCCGGGGGGCATCAGCAGCCTGGACGGGCTGTGGAGCGCGCTGGAGCAGGGCAGGGACCTGGTCGGGGAGGTCCCGCCGGACCGCTTCGACGCCGACCGCTTCGTCGACCCCTCGGGGCCGCGCAAGGGCAAGAGCTACACCGGGGCGGGCGGCTTCCTCGACGACGTCGCCTCCTTCGACGCCGCCTACTTCGGGATCTCCCCCAAGGAGGCGGCCCACATGGACCCCCAGCACCGGCTGCTGCTGGAGCTGACCGCCGACGCACTGGACGACGCCGCCATCGATCCGGCCCTGCTGGCCGGGTCCGACACGGCGGTGTACATCGGCATCTCCGACGCCTCCTACGGCGGCTTGCAGATGGCGTCGCTGCGCACCGTCAGCCCCTACACGATGGCGGGCGCCGCCTCCTCCATCGCGGCCAACCGCATCTCGCACGCCTTCGACCTGCGCGGCCCCAGCATGGCCATCGACACCGCATGCTCCTCCTCACTGGTCGCGCTCGACCGGGCCTGCCGCACCCTGGCGGAGGGGACCAGCCGCGCGGTGGTGTGCGGCGGCGCCAATGTGCTGCTCAGCCCGTTCCACTACGTCGGGTTCTCGCAGGCGTCGATGCTCTCGGTCAGCGGCAGATGCGCGTCCTTCTCCGCCCGGGCCGACGGGTTCGTACGGGCCGAGGGCGGCGGCGTGGTCCTCCTCAAGCGGCTGGCCGACGCCTGCGCCGACGGCGACCGCGTCCACGGGGTGATCCTCGGCAGCGGGGCCAACAGCGACGGCAGGACGATGGGCCTGTCGCTGCCCAACCCCCAGGCCCAGGAGGACCTGCTGCGCCAGGTGTACGCGCGGGCCGGCGTGCACCCGGACGAACTGGTGTACTTCGAGGCCCATGGCACCGGGACCCCGGTGGGCGACCCGCTGGAGGCCCAGGCCATCGGCCGCGCCCTGGGCATCCGCCGCATCACCGGCGAACTGCCGATCGGATCGGTCAAGACCAACCTCGGCCACCTGGAGCCGGCCTCCGGCATGGCGGGGCTGTTCAAGGCGCTGCTGGTGCTCAGGCACGGCATCGCCCCGGCGTCGCTGCACGCCGATCCGCCGCACCCGGACATCGACTTCGCCGGGCTGGGCCTGAGCCTGACCACCCGCAACCGGGCCCTGCCGACCGGGGGGCGCCCCGTGGTCGGGGTGAACTCCTTCGGCTTCGGCGGCGCCAACGCCCATGCCGTCCTCACCTGCGCGCCGCCCGCGCCACAGCCGGTGGTGCCCGGCCCGGTGCCGCCGGAAGGGCTGCCGGTCCTGGTCTCCGCCCGCTCGGCGAAGGCGCTGGCGCAGGCCGCCGCCCGGCTCGCGGACCACCTCACCACCACGGCACCGGAGGACTTCTACGACCTCGCCCACACCTCCTGCCTGCGCCGTGGCAGGCACGAACACCGCGCGGTGGTGCTGGCCCGCACCCCACTGGAGGCATCCCGACAACTCGCCGCCCTCACCCCCACCACCCCAGCTACCCCGCCCGCCGCCGACCAGCCCCCGCCACCCTGGCCACCGCCACACCCCCCGACCAGCCCCCGCAGCACCCGCCGCCGGGGCCACCGCGCAGGCGGCCGCAAGCGGCCAGGTGGCGTTGGTCATCTTGCCTGCTGA
- a CDS encoding SDR family oxidoreductase, which produces MAVLFTGATGFLGSRILRELLAEDSEETITVLGRGTPQELRGRVEAAVTWLGGPPPAGGGFGRLRYVTADLTRHRLGLRGRDRAAVTEGCTTLWHCAARLALQGDPAPLFKANVAGTRRILELAGEAPGARVVHISTAYVAGGRRTGHVLESDLTEEYGFRTSYEETKYTAERLVHAWAARTGRTATVLRPSLLVDDRRIPDGLPDQSLGVLARLIGAALRQKAAGDETLARLLGGGDAHGSGMHFRIQGDPGGGINMVPVDYAARAAVRVAAARTGPGVRTVHITHPQNTGFAAAKYAFEARYPGITLTMVPTVPAPDPYEALFALHLGSLLAFLAQRRTYDRGNLLRDVGDLPDPQPVDGPYLARALGCTAAVASAVQPVPLPRPPAGARSASAG; this is translated from the coding sequence ATGGCTGTGCTGTTCACCGGCGCGACCGGGTTTCTCGGGAGCCGCATCCTGCGCGAACTGCTCGCCGAGGATTCCGAGGAGACCATCACGGTCCTGGGTCGCGGCACCCCCCAGGAGCTGCGCGGCCGGGTCGAGGCCGCCGTCACCTGGCTGGGCGGTCCGCCGCCCGCCGGCGGCGGGTTCGGCCGCCTGCGGTACGTCACCGCGGACCTCACCAGGCACCGGCTGGGCCTGCGGGGGCGCGACCGCGCGGCCGTCACCGAGGGCTGCACCACGCTCTGGCACTGCGCGGCGCGGCTGGCCCTCCAGGGCGACCCGGCTCCCCTGTTCAAGGCCAATGTCGCCGGTACCCGCCGGATCCTGGAGTTGGCCGGGGAGGCACCGGGGGCGCGGGTGGTGCATATCAGTACCGCCTATGTCGCCGGCGGGCGCCGCACCGGGCACGTCCTGGAGAGCGACCTGACCGAGGAGTACGGGTTCCGGACCTCGTACGAGGAGACCAAGTACACGGCCGAGCGGCTGGTCCACGCCTGGGCGGCGCGCACCGGCCGCACCGCTACCGTGCTGCGGCCCAGCCTGCTGGTGGACGACCGGCGCATCCCCGACGGGCTGCCCGACCAGTCGCTCGGCGTGCTGGCCCGGCTGATCGGCGCGGCGCTGCGCCAGAAGGCCGCCGGCGACGAGACCCTGGCGCGTCTGCTGGGCGGCGGCGACGCCCATGGCAGCGGTATGCACTTCCGTATCCAGGGCGATCCCGGGGGCGGTATCAACATGGTGCCGGTGGACTACGCCGCCCGGGCCGCGGTCCGGGTCGCCGCCGCCCGTACGGGTCCCGGTGTACGGACCGTGCACATCACCCACCCGCAGAACACCGGCTTCGCGGCGGCCAAGTACGCGTTCGAGGCGCGCTACCCCGGGATCACCCTGACCATGGTGCCGACCGTCCCGGCTCCCGACCCCTATGAGGCCCTCTTCGCCCTGCACCTGGGGAGCCTGCTGGCCTTTCTGGCGCAGCGCCGGACCTATGACCGCGGCAACCTGCTGCGGGACGTCGGCGACCTGCCCGACCCGCAGCCCGTGGACGGCCCCTATCTCGCCCGGGCGCTGGGCTGCACGGCCGCTGTGGCGTCGGCGGTGCAGCCGGTACCTCTCCCGCGACCTCCGGCCGGTGCCCGCTCGGCATCGGCAGGGTGA
- a CDS encoding class II glutamine amidotransferase, with protein sequence MCRLFAMSSAPLRVHATFWLLEAPDSLSVQSRRDPDGTGLGFFDPAGEPQVHKAPIAAYRDRAFAQDARQAESATFVAHVRYASTGGLQDRNTHPFLQQGRLFAHNGVIEGLDRLEDHLGDDLSLVHGETDSERFFALITRETREHGGDVAAGIEHAARWVAENLPVFALNLVLITPGDLWALRYPDTHELYVLERGAGGRHGDRHLDHCGTGGRLRVHSQDLARAPAVVVASERLDDHPDWRLLRPGELLHVGPGLHPATRIVLPHPPAHRLTLADLRPQAAASQSAV encoded by the coding sequence ATGTGCCGACTCTTCGCCATGAGCAGCGCCCCGCTCCGGGTGCACGCCACCTTCTGGCTGCTGGAGGCACCGGACAGCCTCAGCGTGCAGAGCCGCCGGGACCCCGACGGCACCGGGCTCGGCTTCTTCGACCCGGCGGGCGAGCCGCAGGTGCACAAGGCACCGATCGCCGCCTACCGGGACCGCGCCTTCGCCCAGGACGCCAGGCAGGCGGAGTCGGCCACCTTCGTCGCCCATGTGCGGTACGCCTCCACCGGAGGGCTCCAGGACCGCAACACCCACCCGTTCCTCCAGCAGGGGCGGCTCTTCGCCCACAACGGCGTCATCGAGGGCCTGGACAGGCTGGAGGACCATCTGGGCGACGACCTCTCCCTGGTGCACGGGGAGACCGACTCGGAGCGCTTCTTCGCGCTCATCACCCGGGAGACGCGGGAACACGGCGGCGACGTCGCCGCAGGCATCGAACACGCCGCCCGCTGGGTCGCCGAGAACCTGCCGGTCTTCGCCCTCAACCTGGTCCTGATCACCCCCGGCGACCTGTGGGCGCTGCGCTACCCCGACACCCATGAGCTGTATGTGCTGGAGCGCGGGGCGGGCGGCCGGCACGGAGACCGGCACCTGGACCACTGCGGCACCGGAGGACGGCTGCGGGTCCACTCCCAGGACCTGGCGCGGGCCCCCGCCGTCGTGGTCGCCAGCGAGCGGCTGGACGACCACCCGGACTGGCGGCTGCTGCGCCCGGGTGAACTCCTCCACGTCGGCCCCGGCCTGCACCCCGCCACCCGGATCGTGCTGCCGCACCCGCCCGCCCACCGCCTGACCCTGGCCGACCTGCGCCCCCAGGCCGCCGCCTCCCAGTCCGCCGTCTGA